A window of Chlorobium phaeobacteroides DSM 266 genomic DNA:
GAATGCAACTGTTCGAAAATACATGGATAACATGCTGCCGGTATTTGCTTATTACGGTTCATTATATCTTCGGAAATCATAGGTCTTTATCATTTTAAAAACAGGGAACAAGGCTCAAGTAATCTAACGTTATTCCGCAGCAACATCAGAGAAGAAAAGCTTTTCAGAAAAAAAACGGCTGTGAAAACAAAAGAGTCCCCCTGCGAATCATCCATGTAAACAAGAGCTCTCTGCGTTTCCTTCACCTGTGGAAAAATTTCAACTTCCTTCTTAACCGTTCTGATATGCCAATATTATTCAGGCGACTCTCTCTTCAGCATATTGCTCACGGCGCTTGTCGTCACGCCAAGCTGTCGAGCCGTCTCGGCAAAGGATAGGCCTAACTCGAATGCAGCCATCCTTGCAATCTGTCGTCTCAGTGACGGCAGCACACCGCTCCTGCTTCCGGATCGGAGGAACATCGCGGTCACGCCTGCTGCTTCGCATGCCTGTTCGACAGCTTCGCTCAGCAGAAACACCCTCTCTTCTAACGGCAGAACGTCCGTCACTCCCGCGGCCTCTTTCAGCACCTCCCTGACAAACTTCTCGCTGCCGAGAATCCGCTCGTCACCCCTGGCTTTAAAGCCACTCTTGCGCATGGACTCAACCTTCGACCAGCCAACCTGCGACAGCTCATGCTCCCTGTCGATCTTCAACTCCTCTTCGAGAAATGCAAGATATGCCTTTTTTGCGACGCTCCCCTTTCCACCGAAAATCCGAAGAACATAGTCACGATCCATCCACTCATAACGAACCTTGTTCATCAGCACGGGATGCCCGCTCCATGGATACAATGCAAGCTGCTCCAGCGACTCGACAATCCTGGCCCGCAAAGGCATGAGATGGATGTATGCCACAAGTTTGGCGAAACAGGTCTCTTCTTCGCAGACGACAGACTTGTACCGGTTCTGAAAGAGGTGCCCGACCCTCTGGTGCCGCCGGTTGAAATACGGCGCATACCCCGAAAGCAGCTTGCTCATGTAGGCGGAGAGCCCGTCCGTACCGCTTTTCAGCAGGATATTCACCTCGTTGCTCATAAGTGCAAACGCATAGATGCTCGTGCCTGATCCTTTTGCAAGCAATCCCATGCGACTCACAAATGCTGTCCTGTCCGTATCGTCACGAACGATGCTCCCTTGATCGATCCCCCTGATGATCACGTGATGCAGGGTTCCCGGAGCGTCAAGTCTCGGTC
This region includes:
- a CDS encoding transposase, producing MLRGPRLDAPGTLHHVIIRGIDQGSIVRDDTDRTAFVSRMGLLAKGSGTSIYAFALMSNEVNILLKSGTDGLSAYMSKLLSGYAPYFNRRHQRVGHLFQNRYKSVVCEEETCFAKLVAYIHLMPLRARIVESLEQLALYPWSGHPVLMNKVRYEWMDRDYVLRIFGGKGSVAKKAYLAFLEEELKIDREHELSQVGWSKVESMRKSGFKARGDERILGSEKFVREVLKEAAGVTDVLPLEERVFLLSEAVEQACEAAGVTAMFLRSGSRSGVLPSLRRQIARMAAFELGLSFAETARQLGVTTSAVSNMLKRESPE